From Buchnera aphidicola (Aphis helianthi), the proteins below share one genomic window:
- the rpsB gene encoding 30S ribosomal protein S2 — translation MEIVSMRDMLKAGVHFGHQTRYWNPKMKPFIFGSKNKVHIINLEKTLPMFNFALLELKKISVKKGKILFVGTKRAASKKIKETAIICEQFYVNHRWLGGMLTNWKTVRQSIKRLKDLEIESKDGTFLKLTKKEALIRTRELFKLENSLGGIKNMGGLPDCLFVIDAAHEHIAIQEANNLGIPVFAVVDTNSNPDGVDYIIPGNDDAIRSVSLYLKAVTISICKTNHQTSLSEVLINEKENIHI, via the coding sequence ATGGAAATTGTATCAATGAGAGATATGTTAAAAGCAGGGGTTCATTTTGGACATCAAACCCGATATTGGAATCCGAAAATGAAACCATTTATTTTTGGTTCTAAAAATAAAGTACATATTATTAATTTAGAAAAAACTCTTCCAATGTTTAATTTTGCTTTATTAGAATTAAAAAAAATATCTGTTAAAAAAGGTAAAATATTATTTGTTGGAACAAAAAGAGCAGCTAGCAAAAAAATTAAAGAAACAGCAATAATTTGCGAACAATTTTATGTTAATCATCGTTGGTTAGGAGGTATGCTGACTAATTGGAAAACAGTACGTCAATCTATTAAGCGCTTAAAAGATTTAGAAATAGAATCTAAAGATGGTACTTTTTTAAAACTTACAAAAAAAGAAGCATTAATACGAACACGTGAATTATTTAAATTAGAAAATAGTTTGGGTGGTATAAAAAATATGGGAGGTCTTCCAGATTGTTTATTTGTTATTGATGCTGCTCATGAACATATTGCCATTCAAGAAGCAAATAACTTAGGGATTCCTGTTTTTGCTGTCGTAGATACTAATTCTAATCCTGATGGTGTAGATTATATAATACCGGGAAATGATGACGCAATTAGATCTGTTTCACTATATTTAAAAGCTGTAACAATAAGTATTTGTAAAACAAATCATCAAACTTCATTATCTGAAGTATTAATAAATGAAAAAGAAAATATACATATTTAA
- the ispC gene encoding 1-deoxy-D-xylulose-5-phosphate reductoisomerase, translating into MKKITILGSTGSIGISTISIIKKHPNLFKIVALVANKNFSMMLKQCEFFSPDWVAMKNERSANILRIKLKEKKIKTQVLSGIKEICALASLEDNDVVVSAIVGMAGLMPTLSAIYAGKTILLANKESLITCGHIFMNAVSFHDAKIIPIDSEHNAIFQVLPKRLQKNLGKVNLKENGIKSIILTGSGGPLYNLKKENLPFVKPEQTFMHPNWSMGKKISVDSATMINKGLEYAEARWLFNASDSEINILIHPQSIIHSMVEYIDGSVLAQLSIPDMKVAISYAMSFPNRIASGSDFLNFKKLKYLNFFEPDFIQFPCLKLAIDAFSNGQSAMTVLNAANEISVSAFLHSKIQFNKIYEINSDILISSSFLEPTSVEEILEIDKKTRIKTEKKILTLIN; encoded by the coding sequence ATGAAAAAAATAACAATTTTAGGTTCAACTGGTTCTATTGGTATTAGTACAATATCTATTATTAAAAAACATCCTAATTTATTTAAAATAGTCGCCTTAGTTGCAAATAAAAATTTTTCTATGATGTTGAAGCAATGTGAATTTTTTTCTCCTGATTGGGTAGCTATGAAAAATGAAAGATCTGCAAATATACTTAGAATAAAACTTAAAGAGAAAAAAATTAAAACACAAGTTTTATCTGGAATTAAAGAAATTTGTGCACTAGCTTCTTTGGAAGATAATGATGTTGTAGTATCTGCAATTGTTGGAATGGCAGGTTTAATGCCTACTTTATCGGCTATATATGCTGGAAAAACAATTTTATTAGCTAATAAAGAATCTTTAATTACTTGTGGTCATATATTTATGAATGCTGTGTCTTTTCACGATGCTAAAATAATTCCTATAGATAGCGAACATAATGCTATTTTTCAGGTTTTACCTAAACGTTTACAAAAAAATTTAGGAAAAGTTAATTTAAAAGAAAATGGTATTAAATCTATTATTTTAACTGGTTCAGGTGGACCATTGTATAATTTAAAAAAAGAAAATTTACCTTTTGTTAAACCTGAACAAACATTTATGCATCCGAATTGGTCAATGGGAAAAAAAATATCAGTAGATTCAGCAACTATGATAAACAAAGGTTTAGAATATGCTGAAGCAAGATGGTTATTTAATGCCTCAGATAGTGAAATTAATATTTTAATTCATCCTCAGTCAATTATTCATTCTATGGTAGAATATATTGATGGTTCAGTATTAGCTCAACTTTCAATTCCAGATATGAAAGTTGCTATTTCATATGCGATGTCATTTCCTAATCGTATTGCTTCCGGTTCTGATTTTTTAAATTTTAAAAAATTGAAGTATTTAAATTTTTTTGAACCAGATTTTATACAATTTCCATGTTTAAAATTAGCAATTGATGCTTTTTCGAATGGTCAATCAGCAATGACAGTTTTAAATGCTGCTAATGAGATTTCCGTATCTGCTTTTTTACATTCAAAAATTCAATTTAATAAAATTTATGAAATAAATAGTGATATTTTAATATCCTCTTCTTTTTTAGAACCTACTTCCGTTGAAGAAATTTTAGAAATCGATAAAAAAACTAGAATAAAAACAGAAAAAAAAATATTAACTTTAATTAATTAA
- the uppS gene encoding polyprenyl diphosphate synthase yields MLCKYLQPKTTLRKKIPRHIAIIMDGNGRWAQKKGKIRTLGHKAGFKAVKEAIKFAIQNKIEVLTLYTFSSENWKRPKLEVVSLIKLFLFALKNELKYLNKYNICLKVIGDLTFFSEELQSCIYQAEKITLNNSGLILNIAANYGGKWDIVQGVKKIITAVHNGDLNINQIEEKTFSQYLSTSSLLPVDLVIRTGGEKRLSNFLLWQIAYSELYFTDVLWPDFNRFVFQDAMSYFSTRNRRFGGLIKD; encoded by the coding sequence ATGTTATGTAAATATTTACAACCCAAAACAACATTAAGAAAAAAAATACCTCGTCATATTGCTATTATTATGGATGGAAATGGAAGATGGGCTCAAAAAAAAGGTAAAATACGTACCTTAGGTCATAAAGCAGGTTTTAAAGCAGTTAAAGAAGCAATTAAATTTGCTATTCAAAATAAAATAGAAGTATTAACATTATATACTTTTAGTAGTGAAAACTGGAAACGTCCGAAATTAGAAGTAGTATCTTTGATTAAATTATTTTTATTTGCATTAAAAAATGAACTAAAATATTTAAATAAATATAATATTTGTCTTAAAGTAATTGGTGATTTAACGTTTTTTAGTGAAGAATTACAATCGTGTATTTATCAAGCAGAAAAAATTACTTTAAATAATAGTGGTTTGATTTTAAATATTGCTGCAAATTATGGTGGTAAATGGGATATAGTGCAAGGTGTAAAGAAAATAATAACTGCTGTTCACAATGGAGATTTAAATATTAATCAAATTGAAGAAAAAACGTTTTCTCAATATTTGTCTACTAGTAGTTTATTACCAGTAGATTTAGTCATTAGAACTGGAGGGGAGAAAAGACTGAGTAATTTTTTATTATGGCAAATAGCATATTCTGAATTATATTTTACTGATGTCTTATGGCCTGATTTCAATCGATTTGTATTTCAAGATGCAATGAGTTATTTTAGTACTCGAAACCGTCGTTTTGGAGGACTTATTAAAGATTAA
- the tsf gene encoding translation elongation factor Ts yields the protein MTTNISAELVKKLRLRTGVGFMECKRALIEENGDIELSIDNLRKSGKLQASKKLQNTTNQGLIFSNIENNTGAMIELNCQTDFVSKDALFIALGKEIISSILSNKIIKIDDIKKHFEEQLTELIIKFDENIKINRFKIIKGNNIFSYIHAGRIGVLVSANNLNQDILKNIAMHIAASKPEYIYPHEVPKSIFEREYNIQLELVKNYKKPTSILQKIVDGRMNKFVNNISLVGQNFIIDPNKTVGEILNENNGSVVSFDRFEIGENIVNEKNID from the coding sequence ATGACTACTAATATTAGCGCTGAATTAGTTAAAAAATTAAGATTACGTACAGGTGTTGGTTTTATGGAATGTAAACGAGCGTTAATAGAAGAAAATGGAGATATTGAGTTATCAATTGATAATTTGAGAAAATCAGGAAAATTGCAAGCTTCTAAAAAATTACAAAATACTACAAATCAAGGTTTAATATTTTCTAATATTGAAAATAATACTGGAGCCATGATTGAGTTAAATTGTCAAACTGATTTTGTTTCAAAAGATGCATTATTTATTGCTTTAGGAAAAGAAATAATTTCATCAATATTATCTAATAAAATCATAAAAATTGATGATATAAAAAAACATTTTGAAGAACAATTAACAGAATTGATTATTAAGTTTGATGAAAATATTAAAATCAATCGATTTAAAATTATTAAAGGTAATAACATATTTTCTTATATACATGCTGGTCGCATTGGTGTATTAGTTAGTGCTAATAATTTAAACCAAGATATATTAAAAAATATTGCAATGCATATAGCTGCAAGTAAACCTGAATATATATATCCACATGAAGTACCTAAATCTATTTTTGAAAGAGAGTATAATATTCAATTAGAATTAGTAAAAAATTATAAAAAACCCACTAGTATATTACAAAAAATAGTAGATGGTCGTATGAATAAGTTTGTTAATAACATTTCACTTGTTGGTCAAAATTTTATAATTGATCCAAATAAAACAGTAGGTGAAATATTAAATGAAAATAATGGAAGTGTTGTATCTTTTGATAGATTCGAAATAGGAGAAAATATAGTTAATGAAAAAAATATTGATTAA
- the pyrH gene encoding UMP kinase produces MSTNIKFIYPRILLKISGEVLQGVNKFGIDINSLKKIAKEIKLVLNIGVQVGLVIGSGNLFRGSTLSKTGINRIASDHIGILSTIINSLAMHDIMHYYSIRSYVMSAIPMNGICETYTYKRAIKLLCNNCVVIFAAGIGNPLFTTDSAACLRGIETQSNIILKGTKVDGVYSKDPKKYSHAIFYKKLTYKDVLKKELKVMDLSAFSLARDHDLPIRVFNINKPQSLYRIVTGYDEGTIITT; encoded by the coding sequence ATGTCAACCAATATAAAATTTATATACCCCCGTATTTTACTAAAAATAAGTGGCGAAGTATTACAAGGAGTGAATAAATTTGGTATTGATATAAATTCTTTAAAAAAAATCGCTAAAGAAATAAAATTAGTATTAAATATTGGTGTACAAGTAGGATTGGTCATTGGTAGTGGAAATTTATTTCGTGGTTCAACTTTATCTAAAACTGGTATAAATAGAATAGCATCTGATCATATTGGCATATTATCAACGATAATTAATAGCTTAGCAATGCATGATATAATGCATTATTACTCTATTCGTTCTTATGTCATGTCTGCTATACCAATGAATGGTATATGCGAAACTTATACTTATAAACGAGCAATAAAACTTTTATGTAATAATTGTGTAGTAATTTTTGCTGCCGGTATAGGTAATCCTTTATTTACCACAGATTCAGCAGCATGTTTACGTGGAATTGAAACACAATCAAATATTATTTTAAAAGGAACAAAAGTTGATGGAGTTTATTCTAAAGATCCAAAAAAATATTCTCATGCAATTTTTTATAAAAAATTAACATACAAAGATGTTCTTAAAAAAGAACTAAAAGTTATGGATTTATCTGCTTTTTCTTTAGCTAGAGATCATGATTTACCCATTCGAGTCTTTAATATTAATAAGCCTCAATCTTTATATCGTATTGTTACAGGATATGATGAAGGTACTATTATTACCACATAA
- the map gene encoding type I methionyl aminopeptidase: protein MNCIIKKESEIEKMRISGKLAAQVLEMIEAYIQPNISTEELNDICHDFIKQNNAIPACLGYHGFPKSVCISVNDVVCHGIPNKNQILKIGDIVNIDVTVIKNNYYADTSKMFFVGKTNTLSKRLCKVAQESLYASLNIIKPGIPLYKIGEIIENYVENNGFSVVKEYCGHGIGASFHEEPHILHYKNNNKILLEKGMIFTIEPMVNAGKSEVKCMKDGWTVKTKDHSLSAQYEHTILVTNNGCDILTWQKHEKILPSFIN from the coding sequence ATGAATTGTATAATAAAAAAAGAATCAGAAATAGAAAAAATGAGAATATCTGGAAAACTAGCTGCACAAGTATTAGAAATGATTGAAGCATATATTCAACCAAATATAAGTACAGAAGAACTAAATGATATTTGTCATGATTTTATTAAGCAAAACAATGCCATTCCAGCTTGCTTAGGATATCATGGTTTTCCAAAATCTGTCTGTATTTCTGTTAATGATGTTGTATGCCACGGTATTCCAAATAAAAATCAAATTTTAAAAATAGGAGATATAGTAAACATTGATGTTACAGTTATTAAAAACAATTATTATGCTGATACCTCAAAAATGTTTTTTGTAGGTAAAACAAATACGTTATCTAAACGTTTATGTAAAGTTGCTCAAGAAAGCCTTTATGCTTCTTTAAATATAATTAAACCAGGAATACCACTTTATAAAATTGGAGAAATAATTGAAAATTATGTTGAGAATAATGGTTTTTCAGTTGTAAAAGAATATTGTGGGCATGGAATCGGTGCTTCATTTCACGAAGAACCACATATATTACACTATAAAAATAATAATAAAATATTATTAGAAAAAGGAATGATTTTTACTATTGAACCTATGGTTAATGCAGGAAAATCAGAAGTCAAATGTATGAAAGATGGATGGACTGTAAAAACAAAAGATCACTCATTATCTGCTCAATACGAGCATACTATATTGGTCACAAATAATGGATGTGATATTTTAACATGGCAAAAACATGAAAAAATACTTCCTAGTTTCATTAATTAA
- the fabZ gene encoding 3-hydroxyacyl-ACP dehydratase FabZ yields the protein MLNYNHNILDIKKILKILPHRYPLLLIDRILDFKIFCYVKALKNCTINEPFFQGHFLKKPIFPGVLIIESMTQAAAILIYKSTGILNINKLYYFVGIENARFKKNVIPGDQIFIEVFYIKNKKNLIQFKAIALVNNINICHATILFYKKVNIQ from the coding sequence ATGTTAAATTATAATCATAATATTTTAGACATCAAAAAAATTTTAAAAATTTTACCCCATCGTTATCCTTTATTATTAATTGATCGAATTTTAGATTTTAAAATATTTTGTTATGTGAAAGCATTAAAAAATTGTACTATAAATGAGCCATTTTTTCAGGGACATTTTTTAAAAAAACCTATTTTTCCTGGTGTTTTAATTATTGAGTCTATGACTCAAGCAGCTGCTATTTTAATATATAAGAGTACAGGAATTTTAAATATCAACAAATTATACTATTTTGTTGGTATTGAAAATGCTAGATTTAAAAAAAATGTTATTCCTGGCGATCAAATATTTATTGAAGTATTTTATATTAAAAATAAAAAAAATTTAATTCAATTTAAAGCTATTGCATTAGTAAATAATATAAATATTTGTCATGCTACTATTCTTTTTTATAAAAAAGTTAATATTCAGTAA
- the frr gene encoding ribosome recycling factor, producing the protein MINQIYMNSNQKMELCIKNFQIQVNNIKTGRASPELLKNIYVEYFGSKVPIFQISNIIVEDYHTLKINIFDSSNTNLINKAILNSNLDLNPIIHGKDIIVPIPGLTEERRRNLVKIIRNNAENTRIYIRNIRRDANEKIKIYLKNKIIGTDQEHSAQNKIQKITDEYIKKIETILVVKEQELMKF; encoded by the coding sequence GTGATTAATCAGATTTATATGAACAGTAATCAAAAAATGGAACTATGTATCAAAAATTTTCAAATTCAAGTAAATAATATTAAAACTGGAAGAGCATCTCCAGAACTTCTCAAGAATATATATGTTGAATATTTTGGTTCTAAAGTACCAATTTTCCAAATATCTAATATAATAGTTGAAGATTATCATACTCTTAAAATTAATATATTTGATAGTTCTAATACAAATTTAATTAATAAAGCTATTTTGAATTCAAATCTTGACTTAAATCCAATTATACATGGTAAAGATATAATTGTACCAATACCAGGATTAACAGAAGAAAGAAGAAGAAACCTTGTTAAAATTATAAGAAATAATGCAGAAAATACTCGGATTTATATACGAAATATTCGAAGAGATGCTAATGAAAAAATTAAAATTTATTTGAAAAATAAAATTATTGGAACAGATCAAGAACATAGTGCACAAAATAAGATTCAAAAAATAACAGATGAATATATTAAGAAAATAGAAACTATTTTGGTCGTAAAAGAACAAGAATTGATGAAATTTTGA
- the bamA gene encoding outer membrane protein assembly factor BamA, producing MFFSINIYSKNLWTIKNIEFQGLRYFSKEEALKNILFNIGSEISEHDIKNSIKSLFQTGKFADIKVLCSEKSLIFKVIERPLIYHINFLGNHVITNTILKKYLDQLGFEIGKQYNPYLTNIFIENIKKFYNHVGRYKVKIKLITTFSSNNRVNLKILIDEGNLSQINSIQILGNKNFSRDEIISLFKLKDYTPWWYLLDKCVYYSDQLEKDLNNLSKFYLNKGYYYFHIDKKTINFLKDQNKVNIVLHISEGNKYNIAQFFINGNTLQYYKKIKNLININHNEVYNQEKIDLIIHKIKYFLSENGYINAQIVINPQINFKKKTIILNFNININQRYFVNKIRFIGNELTQDSVLRREIKQIEGEWLNLKLIDLGKESLERIKYLYDIKITKDFLYHKKNAVDITYEIKEQPTGTINFGLGYGKDSGLSFNASLSKDNLLGSGNSIKASVIKNDNQKYADFLVTYPYFFDDGTNLNMRLFYNNFKYHLNDTSMLTKQTAGFESDLSFLIDEFNRFNVGFGYTRNSLINTDNLINTTSLVHQKNKKIFITNINQKFDDKSLTNSLVNNFTLNYSFLHNTLRNVYFPVSGNQTYFSGKNTIPGSDDNFYKFLLDTEQYIPLDEEKKFIFLTHFRAGFGDSLNKEKLPFYENFHSNSSNNVRGFRVNTIGPKQNDAINNLKECLGHKNNNFCESLDSVGGNAMIMTNLELVVPIPFVKEEYTNFLRSSLFLDAGNIWDTKSKQQKNNSNLQFIDFSSLKNIYSSIGLSLQWFSPIGPLVFSYAFPIYTNQSNQLEAFQFNIGKNW from the coding sequence ATGTTTTTTAGTATAAATATTTATTCAAAAAATCTATGGACTATAAAAAACATTGAATTTCAAGGATTAAGATATTTTTCAAAAGAGGAAGCATTGAAAAATATTTTGTTTAATATTGGTAGTGAGATATCTGAACATGATATTAAGAACAGCATTAAATCTTTATTTCAAACGGGAAAATTTGCAGATATTAAAGTATTATGTTCAGAAAAATCACTTATTTTTAAAGTAATAGAACGACCTTTAATCTATCATATTAATTTTTTAGGAAATCATGTAATTACAAATACTATTTTAAAAAAATATCTTGATCAATTAGGATTTGAAATAGGTAAACAATATAATCCATATTTAACAAATATTTTTATAGAAAATATAAAAAAATTTTATAATCATGTTGGACGATATAAAGTAAAAATTAAATTGATAACAACTTTTTCTTCAAATAATAGAGTTAATTTGAAAATATTAATTGATGAAGGAAATTTGTCACAAATAAATAGTATTCAAATTTTGGGAAATAAAAATTTTTCTCGAGATGAAATAATTTCTTTATTTAAGTTAAAAGATTATACACCCTGGTGGTATTTATTGGACAAATGTGTTTATTATTCTGATCAATTAGAAAAAGATTTAAATAACTTAAGTAAGTTTTATTTAAACAAAGGATATTATTATTTTCATATAGATAAAAAAACAATTAATTTTTTAAAAGATCAAAATAAAGTTAATATTGTTTTGCACATTTCCGAAGGAAATAAATATAACATTGCTCAATTTTTTATTAATGGAAATACATTACAGTATTATAAAAAAATCAAAAATTTAATTAATATCAATCATAATGAAGTTTATAATCAAGAAAAAATTGATTTAATCATTCATAAAATAAAGTATTTTTTATCTGAAAATGGATATATTAATGCTCAAATTGTAATTAATCCTCAAATAAATTTTAAGAAAAAAACTATAATTTTAAATTTTAATATAAATATTAATCAACGTTATTTTGTTAATAAAATACGTTTTATAGGTAATGAGTTAACACAAGATTCAGTTTTGCGTCGTGAAATAAAACAAATAGAAGGTGAATGGTTAAATTTAAAATTAATTGATTTAGGGAAAGAATCACTAGAAAGAATTAAATATCTTTATGATATTAAAATTACTAAAGATTTTTTATATCATAAAAAAAATGCAGTTGATATTACCTATGAAATAAAAGAGCAACCTACTGGTACTATAAATTTTGGATTAGGATATGGAAAAGATAGCGGTTTAAGTTTTAATGCATCTCTTTCAAAAGATAATTTATTGGGATCTGGTAATTCTATTAAAGCTAGTGTTATTAAAAATGACAATCAAAAATATGCAGATTTTCTAGTTACATATCCATATTTTTTCGATGATGGTACGAATTTAAATATGAGATTATTTTATAATAATTTTAAATATCATCTTAATGATACATCAATGCTTACAAAGCAAACAGCTGGTTTTGAAAGTGATTTAAGTTTTTTAATTGATGAATTTAATAGGTTTAATGTAGGTTTTGGATATACTAGAAATAGTTTAATTAACACAGATAATTTAATTAATACAACTAGTTTAGTCCATCAAAAAAATAAAAAAATTTTTATAACTAATATTAATCAAAAATTTGATGATAAGTCTTTAACAAATAGTTTAGTAAATAATTTTACTTTAAATTATTCATTTTTACATAATACTTTAAGAAATGTTTATTTTCCTGTTTCTGGTAATCAAACTTATTTCAGTGGTAAAAATACTATTCCTGGTTCTGATGATAATTTTTATAAATTTTTATTAGATACTGAACAATATATACCGTTAGATGAAGAAAAAAAATTTATATTTTTAACTCATTTTCGAGCTGGTTTCGGAGATAGTTTAAATAAAGAAAAACTACCTTTCTATGAAAATTTTCATTCAAATAGCTCTAATAATGTTCGTGGATTTCGTGTTAATACTATTGGTCCAAAGCAAAATGATGCTATTAATAATTTAAAAGAATGTTTGGGACATAAAAACAATAATTTTTGTGAATCTTTAGACTCAGTCGGTGGAAATGCTATGATTATGACTAATTTAGAATTAGTTGTGCCCATACCATTTGTTAAAGAAGAGTATACAAATTTTCTTAGGTCTTCATTGTTTTTAGATGCTGGTAATATTTGGGATACTAAATCGAAACAACAAAAAAATAATTCTAATTTACAGTTTATAGATTTTAGTAGCTTAAAAAATATTTATTCTTCAATTGGTTTGTCTTTACAGTGGTTTTCGCCTATTGGACCGTTAGTATTTTCTTATGCTTTTCCTATTTATACAAATCAAAGCAATCAGTTAGAGGCGTTTCAATTTAATATTGGTAAAAATTGGTAA